A segment of the Brevibacterium zhoupengii genome:
CTCGACCAGGCGGCCTTCATGATCAGTTTCGGCGCACTCGCCGCCTTCAGCATGGTCAACTTGTCCGTCGTCCGCGCCTATATCTTCCCAGCATCCGGCGAGGCACACCGGAGCCCCTGGGGCATCATCCGCTACGGAGTCATGCCGCTCATCGGCTTCGGACTCAGCATCTGGCTGTGGACCTCGCTGGAGCCCTTCACCTGGGTGATCGGTGCCGTCTGGGCCGTGATCGGTGTCGCCATCCTGCTCGCCAGGACCCGCTTCTTCCGCCGACCCGTCCCGACCTTGAACTTCACCGAAGACGACCCGAGCGACACCGAACCAGCAGTGACGAAACAGGAGCAGAAGTGAGCGCAGGAACCATTCCGGAGATCATCGTCCGCGCGAACAACGTGCACACGATGAACTCGAATGCAGGCAACGACAGCGAGAACGACACACCCGAGGGTGTCTCAGCGATTGCCGTGTCAGGCGGACTGATCACGGCGATGGGCGCACGATCCGAGATCGAGGCTCTGGCCACCTCGGCGACTGAGGTCATCGATGTTCCGGGTACGATCGTGCCCGCCTTCACCGATGCGCATGCTCACCCGATCATGAGCCTGTCGATGACCAGGGGCGTCGACCTCTCCGCCTGCCGGAACCAGGACCAGGTCGCCGAGGCTCTCCGCGAGGAAGCTGCCGACCGGGGCCCGGATGAGTGGGTGCTGGGCTGGGGGCTCGACCCCAATGTCTTCGCTGATGAGGCCATCACTAATGCCGTCATCCATCGTGCTCTCGGCACAGAGACGAAAGCTTTCCTGTCCCTTTTCGACGCCCACTCGGCAATCGCCTCCGAGCCCGCACTGGCAGAAGCGGGCATCTTCGAGGCGCGCACCTATCCCGGGAACTCCTCGGTCGTCGTCGATGAGTCGGGACGGCCCACCGGACACCTGCTGGAATTCGCGGCAATGGAGGAGATCCGCTCGATCATCCCCGCACTGAGCTTCAAGGAGCAGGTCGATGCCCTGATCGACCTGCTCAACGCGATGGCGGCTCAGGGCATCGCCGCCATGCACGTCATGGACATGAACGACCCCGAAACCGTCGACCTGCTCACCGCCGCCGAGGCGCGAGGACCGCTGCCGGTGAAACTCAGGTTCTCGCCCTGGTGCGCTCCGACGACGACCGACGCTGAAGTCGCCGAGCTCGTCGAGTCCCAGAGCCAAGGCGGCGACCGATGGCACATCGGGGGAGTGAAGCTCTTCATCGACGGCACGGTCGAAGGCGGAACCGCCTGGCTCGAAACGCCGGACTCGAAAGGTGAGTCGACCACCTCGGCATGGGCCGCCATCGGTGACTACGCGACTCGTGTGCGCGAACTCAACGCAGCGGGAGTGCCTACCGCGACCCACGCGATCGGGGAACGAGGCATCCGTGAGGTCGTCGAGACCCTGGCCGCGCTGCCCGACACCGGAGTGCAGCACCGGGTTGAGCACATCGAATCCGTGGCCAAGGACGTCATCGACCAGCTGGGTGCGGCGGGAATCGCGGCGAGCATGCAGCCGACCCACTGCACCCATTACACGGCGGCAGACGGCAGCGACGATTGGTCGCAGCGCCTGGGCGAGGTGCGCGCCGCGCGTGCGTGGTGCACCCGCGACGTCATCGACGCCGGGGGAGTGCTGGCGCTGGGCTCCGACTACCCGGTCGCCCCGTTCTCAGCACTGCCGATCATGGCTGATGCCCAGCTGCGCCGCCCGGTCGAGGATGCCGACGTTGCGCCTGTGCTGCCGGAGCAGGGACTGAGCCCCGCCGAGGCGCTGGCCGGGTACACGACCGAGCCCTACGCTGCGATCGGAGAAGTGGGAGGCTTCCTTGCCGTGGGGCGAGCGGCGACCTTCACCGTCCTCGACGTCGATCCGCTCGCGGCCGCACCGGAGGATCTGGGGCAGGGGCAGGTGCTGCTGACGGTCTCCGATGGGATCATCACTCACCGCAGGAGGTGATTGGGACGAGTTCGCGCTGGTCAACGAGGTGAGCTTCCGTAAAGTGGTGGTGGAGGACATACCTAATCCTCGGGCGACGAAGAAGGAGACCCACCTTGCCACGCACCGTCTACTACACCGCAACGACCCTTGACGGCTACATTGCGGACCCGAGCGATTCCCTCGAGTGGCTGCTGAGGCAGCCCAACGATGAGTCGGACGACAACTTCTTCGCCGGCATCGGGGCGACGGTCATGGGTGCGACGACCTATGAATGGCTGCTGCGCAATCACGAGGGTAAGTGGCCGTATTCCATACCAACGTGGGTGATGACCCATCGAGATCTGCCGAAGCCGTCGAAGGACGAAGGCTCTGAGGATCCGGACATCCGTTTTGCCAAAGGCTCGGTCGCCGACCACTACGTGGAGATGTGCATGGCCACAGGAGACCACGACCTGTGGATCATGGGCGGTGGTGGCGTAGCCGGGCAGTTCGTCGACGAGGGACTCCTCGACGAGATCATCACCTGGACGGCACCGGTGACCTTAGGATCGGGGCGCCCACTGCTTCCGCGCCGACTCGACCTTGAGCTCCTCGACGTCGATTGGAAGGGACCGTTCGTGGTCTCCCGGCACAAGGTGGTCGGGGCACTGGCAGAGGACCAATAGGGGGCGGTTCCGCGTAGTCAACGATGTTCGAGACTGAGAAGCGGACCTCCCAATGTTCGGGAGATCCGCTTCTCAGCCGAGTGCATTTATCAGGGACCGAAGGTCAGCCGACCTGCAGCTCTCCCATTTCGTCCCAGCCGTCTCCGTCGATCTGGCGCGAGATGATCTTCGGCGTTGAGGCAAGAGCGCTGTTCATCGGCCCGCCGTCTGCGGTCGCCTTCTGGAAATGATCGGACTTCACGTGCGCTTCGGCGGCGTCGTCATCGAAGGCTTCGACGAGGACGTACTCATTGGGGTCATCGAGACTCCGTGACCAGTCGAACCATTTGTTTCCCGGTTCTGCTCGGGTCGCCTCGGTGAATTCCTTGGTGATCTGTGGCCATTCTTCGGCCTTCTCGGGCTTGACCTGGAACTTGACGACGATGAAAATCATGTGGATCCTTTCGTAGCTGATTGGGTTGGCGGTGTCTTCGCCAGCTCTGGTGTTGGTGTGGGCGCGGAGTGGTTTATGAGAACTGCATGCCGCCGTCGACGAGCATGGTCTGGCCGGTGATGTAATCCGAGTCCTCGCTGGACAGGAACGACACGAGGTTCGCGACATCCTCGGGAACCGATACACGTCCGAGGAGAATGTCTCCTGCGTACTTCTTGATCGCTTCCCCTTTGGCCAGTCCCTCCTGTTCTCCGAGTTTCTCATCGATGAGGTCCCACATCGAGGTTCCCACAATGCCTGGTCCGTAGGCGTTGACGGTGATCCCGTGTTTCGCCCACTCCATCGCGGCACCCTGAGTCAGCCCACGCACAGCCCACTTCGTGGCTGAATAGGGCGAGAGCAGTGCGAACGGGCGGAAGGCGACGATCGACGCCGCGCCGATGATCTTTCCGCCGTTGCCCTGTGCGATCATCTGCTTGGCAGCGGCCTGGTAGGACAGAAACACACCGGTGATGTTGACGTTGAGGATCTTCTCGAAATCCTCTTTCGAGTAGTCGATCAGGGGTTCGACCTGAGCGATGCCGGCATTGGCCACGAAGACGTCGAGCTTCCCGCCCACCTCGACGGCCTTCTTGACCAGTGCTTCGACCGAGGCCTCATCGGTGACGTCGACCTCGGTTCCGGTGGCCTTGCCACCGGCGGCTTCGATGGTCGCTACCGTCTCCTGCACCCCCTCCTGCATTACGGGTAGGTCTGCCACGATGACGTGGTGGCCGTCGGCGCCGAGGCGCTGTGCAATGCCCTGTCCGATTCCTCGTGCTGATCCCGTGACGACAGCGACGCTGGTGGTCGTGCTCATGGTTGTACTCCTTCGTGTCTCGTCGTTGAGTGAGTACGCTCATTCTGTGCGCGAGGGACCCCCGGAAAATACGGTCCTTCTCATGTGGCGAGAAACTGAGCTCGCCGAGGTGGGTCTCGGCTTCTCAGCGGGAGCCGCCGCGCAGGTACCGCGAGCACAGCCCCGCGTGCTCACGCAGCGCGGTGTCGAATGCCTTCGCTCGTCCCGTCGCCTTGGTCGAAGGGGTGCTGATCGCGATGGCTCCGACCTGCATGCCTGTGCCGTTGTGGACTGGCACCGCCGCGCAGGTCTGGCGCGGCAGGAACTCGTCGTGTTCCCAGGCGATCCCGCGTGTGGCCACCTCGTCGAGGTGGGTGTCGAGCAGGTCCCGGCGCACGATCGTGTGTGGGGTGAGCACGGGCATTCCGCGGGCGTCGAGATACTCGGTGCGCTGCGTCTCCGGCATGGCAGAGAGCAGGATCTTGCCGAAGGCGGTGGCATGTGCGGCCTCGTTGAAGCCGAACCGAAGCGGGCGGAGGCGGGGGTGCTTCTCGCAGTCGGAGGAGTAGGTCAGCAGAATGTCCGACCCTCGGTAGATCGCAAAATAGGCGGCCGTGCCCAGGCTGCGATGCAGTTCATCGGTGATCTGACGGATGGGCTGCGGAGCGATGAGGCGCTGTTGGAATGAGAGCCCGAGCTCAAAGCACTTCGGCCCGAGCTCGAAGCTCTTTTCGTCCTTGAGGTAGACGAGGTAGCTGCTGTCCTCGAGCTCGTGGAGCAGACGATAAACAGTGGGGAGAGGGATCTCGAGACGATCGGCCACGGCCTTCGCTGAAACACTTCCCGAGGAGGACACCGCCTCGAGCACGGAGAAGACTCGGTTGATGACGGTGCTGTTCGACATTCGCGCTCCCATGTTTATCGTCTCGTGAGAATAAGGATAGTGCCCGGTGGTCCAGATCACATAGGTTGCTTATGACCGGTTCGGCAATGGTGCCCGGGACCCCCGGGGCATCAGCAGAGGAGCAAAGGAGCACCCACATGGCATTCCCCGCCAAATTTCCGTCGCTGAACGCGATGGAGATGACCGATGAGGCCCGACAGACTCTTGTCAGAGTGCTGCGCGTGGCATTTCCACACGAGAATTTTCCCGATGGCCCCTACGAGCGGACTGCCGATAAGATCCTCGTCGAAGCCGACGCCGAGACCTGGTTTCGGGTGGCTCTCATCCAAGGGCTGCAGTCGCTCGACCAGCTCTCCGACAAGAGCTTCTGCTCATTGGACGATGACGAAGCCCTGCGGGTGCTGCGCCGCGTCGAAGGCACAGAGTTTTTCGGATTCGTCCGACGCACCGCAGCGCTGAGCCTCTACGACGATGAAGAGGTATGGGAGATCCTGGGCTACCAAGGACCATCGTTCGACCAGGGCGGCTACGTCAATCGAGGATTCAACGATCTCGACTGGCTGCCCGAACCGCGCATCCTCTATCCGGAGGGAGAGGAGCTGCCGGAACTGGGTCCCGGCGCTCACGTGGGACCGCAGATTGTCAACGCGGCCGACACATCGACGAATCAGCCCAGTGCCGAGCAGGCAGACATGGGCGAGGTGAAGAAGTGATGGCAGCGAAGCCAGCGTCCGGTGGCAGCGTCACCGGCTACAGCATTGACCAGACCGAAGAAGCGGTCGTCATCATCGGGTCCGGTGCCGGTGGCGGCACACTCGCCTATGAGCTGACCGCCAAGGGCATCCCGGTCGTCGTCCTCGAAGCAGGTCCCTATCTGGGACACGACGACTACGTCAACAACGAATGGGAAGCGTTCAACCAGATGGCCTGGCTGGATCCGCGGACGACGACCGGATCATGGCAAGTCTCCAGGGACTTCCCCAACCTGCCCGCATGGATCGTCAAGGCGGTGGGCGGGACGACCACCCATTGGTCCGGAGCCACCCCGCGTTTCAAGAACCATGAGTTCCGTGCCCGCAGTGCCTATGGACGCATCGAGGGAGCCAATCTCCTCGACTGGCCGATCACCCTCGACGAGATGGCTCCTTATTACGACCGAGCTGAGAAGTCGATGGGCTCGACTCACGTCCACGGTCGACCACCGCTGCCGGCGAACAACAACTACAAGGTCTTCGCCAACGGTGCGAAAGAGGTCGGGTACCGCTACTACGCGACTGGCCCCTATGCCACCAATGCCGAGGAATACGACGGCCGTCCCGCTTCGATCCAGGATGGCTTCAACTTCCAGGGGGACAAGAACAAGTCGAAATGGTCGACCCTGGTCAGGGAGATACCACGAGCAGCGGAGACGGGTCTGCTCGATCTGCGACCCGATTCTCAGGCTGTCCAGATCACCCATGATTCAGAAGGCAACGCCGACGCCGTCCTCTACCTCGACGGGGACGGCAATCTGCAGCGTCAGGCCGCGAAACTGGTGTGCGTGGCCGGCAACTCGATCGAAACTCCCAGGCTGCTGCTCCTCTCAGGCACACCGAGTTTCCCAGACGGGCTCGCGAACTCCTCGGGCCAGGTGGGACGCAACTACATGCGCCATCTCACCGGGACAGTGTGGGGCCACTTCGACAAGCCGGTGCGCATGTACCGCGGTGAGACCATGGCAGGCGTCATCGCCGACGAGTCGATCCACGATCCCGACCGTGGATTCGCAGGCGGCTACTACATGGAGACGATCTCACTGGGCCCGGCCTTCATGTCGGCATTCGTCGAACCCGGCGCCTGGGGCCCTGACTTCGCCGCACTCATGGACCGCTACCTCAACACGGCGGGCATGTGGATCGTCGGGGAGGACCTGCCGCAGGAGTCCAACCGGATCACACTGAACACCACGGTCAAGGACCAGCACGGTCTGCCCGTCCCGAACGTCCACTACGACGATCACGCGAATGATCTGGCGATGCGCGAACACGGATACGCTGCAGGTGAAAGCGTCTACAAGGCGGTCGGGGCCCAGACCTCTCACCGCACGCCGCCGTATCCGTCGACGCACAATCTGGGCACTGCGAGAATGAGCGAACGACCCGAGGACGGTGTGGTCGACAAATGGGGTCGCGCCCATGATGTGAAGAACCTCTTCATCTCCGACGGTTCGGTCTTCACCTCAAGTGCGGCGGCCAATCCGACTCTGACCATCGTCGCGCTCGCGATCCGGCAGGCGGAATACATCGCCGAACAGCTGCGCACTCAGCAGCTTTAGGAAGGAACCACATGTCCCTGCTTTCTCCTGTCGACACGGGACTCATCGACCAATTGCGGGCCGCAGTCGATGAGGTCGGTGCTCGTGCCAGCGACCGTCTGGCCGCGGCACATGATGCTTCCCACTACCTGCTGACACCGCAGGCTGTGGTGAAGCCCCGCAGCCGCGAGGAGGTGGCGGCACTGTTCTCGGCCTCACGGCGCAGTGGGGTGCCGATGACCTTCCGCTCCGGTGGAACCAGTCTGTCCGGGCAGTCCGTCTCGGATGCGGTGCTCGTCGACACGCGAAGGCATTTCAGGGCTATCGACGTCCTCGACGACGGTGCCCGGGTCCGCTGCGGGCCCGGGGCCGTGGTCAGGGCTGTGAATGCGCGACTGCTGCGGCACGGGCGCAAACTCGGTCCCGACCCGGCCAGTGAGGTGGCCTGCACCATCGGCGGGGTCGTTGCCAACAACTCCTCGGGCATGGCCTGCGGGATCGAAGCGAACACCTATCGGACGCTTGACTCGGCAGTTCTCGTTCTTCCCAGTGGAACCGTGCTGGACACCTCGGCGACGGACGCTGATGAACAGCTGCGGACACGAGAGCCAGTTCTCCACGCGGGTCTGCTTGAGCTCCGAGATCGGATCCGGACCGACGCCGAGGCGGTCGAGACGATCACCCGGCTCCACTCCATCAAGAACACCATGGGATACGGCCTCAACTCGTTCATCGACCACGATGACCCGGTGCGCATCCTCGAACATCTCGTCATCGGCAGCGAGGGGACTCTCGCCTTCGTCGCCGAGGCGACCTTCCTCACCGTGCCGCTGCTGGCCCACGCCTCGACAGGACTGCTCGTCTTCGACGATCTGCCCGCGGCCACCTCGGTGCTCCCGGAGATCATCGCTACGGGCGCTGCCACGGTCGAACTCCTCGATGCCACGAGTCTGCGGGTCGCCCAACGCGACGAGAAGTGCCCGGAGGAGATCCGGGATCTCGACGTGGACGCCCACTGCGCCCTGCTCGTGGAATTCCAGGAGGAGACGAAGGAAGGCCTCGGCCGGGCAGTGTCGACGGCGTTGCCTGTCTTCGAAGCATTCTCATTGAGCCGACCAGCCGAGCTCACGGTCGACCCGCGACGGCGATCTGCTCTGTGGCACACTCGCAAGGGCCTGTTCACAGCCGTCGCCGGCAACCGTCCTTCAGGGACCGCGGCACTGCTCGAGGACATCGCTGTCCCGGTCGATCGCCTCGGCGAGACCTGCACTGGGTTGAGCGAGCTGTTCGACCAATACGACTACGCCGATGCCGTGATCTTCGGGCACGCGAAGGACGGCAACATCCACTTCATGATCACCGAGGAATTCGGGAGTGGAACCGGCGGCGAGGACTTCGACCTCGACCGATACGAAGCATTCACCGAGAAGATGGTCGACCTCGTCCTCTCCCGCGGGGGAACGCTCAAGGCCGAACACGGCACGGGGCGGATCATGGCCCCATTCGTCAGGCGTCAGGTCGGTGACGATCTCTATGCCGTGATGAAGCGGGTCAAGGCACTGGTCGATCCGCAGTCTCTGCTCAACCCGGGTGTCCTGCTCAGCGATGATCCGAAGGCGCATCTGCGCGATCTCAAGACCACCCCGACCACAGAGGCGGAGGTCGACCGCTGCGTCGAATGCGGATATTGCGAACCTGTGTGCCCGAGCCGCGACCTCACCTTGACTCCGCGCGAACGCATCGTTCTGCGACGCGAAGTCGCCCGCGCCGAGGCGGCAGGGGACGAAGAGCTGACCCGGACGCTGCGCAGTGAGTACGATTACGACGGGATTGAGACCTGTGCCGTCGACGGCATGTGCCAGACGGCGTGCCCGGTCTTCATCAACACCGGAGACCTCGTGCGCAGGCTGCGCCAGGAGAACACGAACACGATCGAAGAAGCCGGCTGGAACGCTGCCGCCAAGGCGTGGGGGCTGGCCAGCTCGGCCGGGGGAGTGGCATTGAGCTCCGCGAAGGCGATGCCCACGCAGGTGTCCGCAGCGGCCACGGGAATCGGTCGCAAGATCTTGGGTGATGACACCGTGCCCAGCTACTCTGCTGATCTGCCGGCCGGGGGTTCCAAACGTGTGGCTGTCTCGGCGTCGAATCCGGATGTCGTGTGGTTCTCCAGCTGCACGAACACGATGTTCGGACCAGAAGACGGTGGCAGCGGAGATGGGGTGGCCGGTGCCTTCCGCCGCCTGTGCGAACGAGCCGGGATCTCGCTGCGCACTCCGCGGGGCATTCCCTCTCTGTGCTGCGGCACCCCGTGGAAGTCGAAGGGGATGGCCGAGGGATATGCCACGATGCGCAAGTATGTGCGCAGAGAGCTGTGGGCGGCCACCGACGGCGGACGAATCCCCATCGTCTGTGACGCGTCCTCCTGCACAGAGGGGCTGCGCGTACTTCTCGGTGACGCGACGGAGTCGACCGACGAGGGCGGCGCGAACGACGGGGCCGACGCGACGGACAGGGGTGACGCAACGGAGGATTTCGAGATCATCGACGCTGTGGCCTTCGCCACGCAGACTCTGCTCCCTGCACTGCAGGATCGGGGCGTGGTCTCGACCGGACACCGTCTGGCCTCGATCACCCTCCACCCCACATGCTCGTCGACCCAGCTGGGAATCAACGAGGACCTGAGCGCGCTCGCCGGGTCCATCGCAGAGGAGGTCAGCGTGCCCGATTCCTGGGGCTGCTGTGCCTTCGCGGGGGATCGGGGAATGCTCCATCCTGAGCTCACCGCCTCGGCGACGAAGGACGAGGCTGCCGAGGTCGAATCGATCGGCGCGGACATTCACGCGTCGACGAACAGAACGTGTGAGATCGGGATGACCCGGGCGACGGGGAAGCCCTATCGCCACATCCTTGAAGCCCTCGACGAGCTCGTGGATCAGGCCTGAATCTGAGGCAGCCCGGCGTTCATCCGGATGCCGGGCATCCCTGGCATCAGCGAGCCGCGTGTGATTCGATGCACATATGACTCAAGCATTGGAAACGCATCGCGCTCGCCTCGCCGCCGGAGAGATCTACAATGGACTGTGGATGATGTCGACGAGCCAGGAGCTGGCGAAGATCGGCTCGGCCGCAGGGTATGACTATGTGTGCCTTGACATGCAGCACGGCTTCACTCGTCCGACTGACGTTCTGCGCCTGAGCGATGCCATCCGGGCCAGTGGATCTGCCCTGGTCACCGCAAGGGTCTCAGCAAACCGCTTCACCGAGATCGGCATGCTCGCCGACGCCGGCGTCGAAGCCGTCATCGTGCCGCTCGTGTCCAACGTCGCCGAGGCGGAAGCTGCCGTTTCCGCACTCGACTACCCGAGCCGCGGCGGCGACCGTTCCTGGGGCCCGACCGCCGAACTCATGCACAACGCGGTCCAAGACACCCGAGACGAGCGTCCGCTCTTGTTCGTGATGATCGAGAACAAGGAGGGTCTGGCCAACGTCGAGAATATCTGCGAAGTCCCAGGCATCGACGGTGTGTACGTCGGTCCCGCCGACCTCGCTTTCGCCGTCGACGCGCTGCCCGGTCAGCCCAATGACGCCCACGCCGAGGCGCTCGTGCGGATCCGCACGGCAGCTGACAAAGCCGGCATCGTTCCCGGTATCCACTGTGGTGACGGTGCGGAAGCCAAGGCTCGGAAGGAACTGGGATTCCGCTTCATCACCTCGGCGGGGGACATCGGTGCCGCTGGGCGCGCGTTCCGGGAGGACCTGGCGACGGCGCGAGGCTGAACACAGTGACGTCTCATGCCTAACGTCAGCAGAGGGCCGGGGATCTCGAGGAAAAGTTCGAGATCCCCGGCCCTCTGTTTCGGCAATGAAGCAGTCGGCAGTCGTGGTGAGAAGTCAATATGTAGTGATTCCTACAGGGTATTGAAACATGCGAAAACAATCTTGGACAGGCATCACTAATTCACGAATACTGGAACGCACCACAGTTGTTCCACGTCACCTACGCATTGCCAACTTTGTTCATGGACCAGAACCCAATGGAGGGATCGCCGATGACCACCACACCTCGCATCGAAGCCGATGCAGTTCAACCCGTGGAGGCCGACTCGCCGCCAGTGAAGCCGCCGAAGCGGCCGAAGCCATCGCTGATCAAATCTGAGTCAGTTTCCGCAGGCATCAAAGCCGTTGTCGGGCTTGTCGCGTTGTTCGCGCTGTGGGAACTCATGGTCGTCATCTTCGATTTCCCGAAGTATCTGCTCGTCGGCCCTATCTCTGCGTTTGAAGAACTGTTCACTAATCCTGGCTATTTCGCCGTCAACGCTCTCACCACCTTGCAAGAGGGCTTGGCAGGTTTTGCGCTCGGAACCGCCCTGGGCGTGCTCTGCGGAGCGATGCTCTACTACGCCGCGTTCCTCCGGCCCTTCCTCTACCCGGCACTCATCGCCATCGATACGATCCCTAAGGTTGCCTTGGCACCGCTGTTCATCGTGTGGTTTGGGTTCGGCTTCGAATCGAAGGCCTTTGTAGCAATGGCCATCGCGTTCTTCCCCCTCGTCATCAACACGTTCGACGGTTTGAACTCCGTTCCGCATGAGCTGCGAGACCTGGCGCGCATCAACCGTGCGTCAAAGCTGAAGAAGATGATGAAGATCGACTTCATCTATGCGCTTCCGTCGATTTTCACGGGAGCCAAGATCTCGATCTCCCTGGCGGTCGGCGGTGCCGTCGTCGGCGAGTTCATCGCGGGATCCAAGGGGCTCGGCTATGTCATTCTCCTCGCCAATGCGCAGGTGGACCTGCCGTCCATGTTCGCGGCATTCATCGTTCTCGCAGCCATCGCGCTTCTGCTCTTCTTCATCCTCGACCTTGTATCGAAGAAGCTGCTGCCGTGGAAGAACTACACGAAATGAGAGGCAGCGCTATGCACATCATGAAGAAACTTCTCGTCGCTCCGCTTCTCCTTTCCGTTGTCGGTCTGGCAGGATGCGCACCCGAGGACGGTCTCGACGACTTCAACCTCATGGTCGATGTCGCCTACCTGCCCAAGCACGCACCATTTTTCGCCGCCGAGGCGGAGGGGTTCTTTGAGGAAGAAGGCTTCGACGTTGCTCTTATGCCAGGGTCGGGTTCGACGAACACGGTGACCTCGGTCGAAACGGGTCGAGTCGATGCCGGGTGGGCCGACTTCGGTGCCACAATCCTCAGCCAGGGCAAAGGAGCGCACGTCAAACAGGTGAACCTGCTCCAAGCACGCTCGGCCTATGCAACGATCGCGCTCGAAAGTTCAGGCATTGAGTCCTGGGAAGATATGAAGGGCAAAACCGTCGCCACCGAAGGCGCCGGAGCCATGACAGCCATGTGGCCGCTCGCGATCGAACGAAGCGGACTCAAAGAGGAAGACGTCAACGTCGTCCACGCGACAGGTGAATCGAAGATACCCGGACTCCTGGCAGACCGATGGGATGCGAACCTTGCTCTCTACGTCTCGGATGAGCCGGCGCTGATGGCACTCGGTGAGAAGGCGAACATACTCAAGTGGTCCGATGTCGGAATAGATCTCTATGGCAATGGAATCGTGGTCTCAGACGAGGCTCTCGCCAACGACCCTGACCGAGTCAAGAGGTTCAACAGGGCCATGCAGAAAGGATTCCTGTGGGCATGTGCGAATCCCGATCAGACGGCCGAGGACTTCACGAAGGAAGTCCAGGGTTATGAAGCAGATACTGTGACCTATGCGCTCAAATCTCAATGCGAACTGAACTGGGCCACCGGAGATGCCGATGATCAGTTCGGCACGATGAGCGACAAAGGTGTGGAGCAGATGCTCACCGTGGCCACCGACTTCCTGGGCCTCGAAGATTCGTCCGAGATCACAGTTGATGACATCTATTCGAATGACTACATCGATCCGATTCGCCACGACGAAGACGTCGCGGCCCCCACCAAGTGAATGGAGAACGACCATGACCACTGATTACGCCATTTCAGTCAACAACGTCGGCAAGACATACACCTCTCGAGACGGCCAGGAGAATGTGGTCCTCAAGGGACTCGACTTCCACGTCAACCCGGGAGAATTCGTCTCAATCGTCGGGCAATCCGGCAGTGGAAAGACCACGCTGCTCAATACGATCTCCGGGCTCCAAGAAGCGTCGGAGGGAGAGATCCTCATCCGCGGCCGCGAGATCAGCGCGGCACTCAAAGACATCGGCATGGTGTTCCAGAGCCCTGTCCTACTGCCGTGGCGCAACAACCTCGACAACGTGCTGTTGCCTCTCGAATTCCGCGATGCAGTCACTCCGGAGTCCAAGGACCACGCAATGGAGCTGCTGCACATGGTCGGACTTGGGGAGAAGGCGACTCGGTATTCCTATGAACTCAGTGGGGGTATGCAGCAGCGAGTCGCCATCTGCCGTGCACTGGTGTCGCGTCCGGAGATCCTTCTCATGGATGAGCCCTTCGGTGCGCTCGACGCCATGACACGCGATTCTATGAACTTCGAGATCCAGAGAATCTGGCGCCGCACCGGCTGCAGCGTCCTCTTCGTCACCCACAGCATCTCCGAAGCCGTGTGGCTGGCTGACCGTGTCGTTGTCGTCGGTGACCGTCCTGGGCGAATTGTCGCCGACGTCAAGGTCGACATAGAACGCCCCCGTG
Coding sequences within it:
- a CDS encoding ABC transporter substrate-binding protein; this translates as MRGSAMHIMKKLLVAPLLLSVVGLAGCAPEDGLDDFNLMVDVAYLPKHAPFFAAEAEGFFEEEGFDVALMPGSGSTNTVTSVETGRVDAGWADFGATILSQGKGAHVKQVNLLQARSAYATIALESSGIESWEDMKGKTVATEGAGAMTAMWPLAIERSGLKEEDVNVVHATGESKIPGLLADRWDANLALYVSDEPALMALGEKANILKWSDVGIDLYGNGIVVSDEALANDPDRVKRFNRAMQKGFLWACANPDQTAEDFTKEVQGYEADTVTYALKSQCELNWATGDADDQFGTMSDKGVEQMLTVATDFLGLEDSSEITVDDIYSNDYIDPIRHDEDVAAPTK
- a CDS encoding FAD-binding and (Fe-S)-binding domain-containing protein; its protein translation is MSLLSPVDTGLIDQLRAAVDEVGARASDRLAAAHDASHYLLTPQAVVKPRSREEVAALFSASRRSGVPMTFRSGGTSLSGQSVSDAVLVDTRRHFRAIDVLDDGARVRCGPGAVVRAVNARLLRHGRKLGPDPASEVACTIGGVVANNSSGMACGIEANTYRTLDSAVLVLPSGTVLDTSATDADEQLRTREPVLHAGLLELRDRIRTDAEAVETITRLHSIKNTMGYGLNSFIDHDDPVRILEHLVIGSEGTLAFVAEATFLTVPLLAHASTGLLVFDDLPAATSVLPEIIATGAATVELLDATSLRVAQRDEKCPEEIRDLDVDAHCALLVEFQEETKEGLGRAVSTALPVFEAFSLSRPAELTVDPRRRSALWHTRKGLFTAVAGNRPSGTAALLEDIAVPVDRLGETCTGLSELFDQYDYADAVIFGHAKDGNIHFMITEEFGSGTGGEDFDLDRYEAFTEKMVDLVLSRGGTLKAEHGTGRIMAPFVRRQVGDDLYAVMKRVKALVDPQSLLNPGVLLSDDPKAHLRDLKTTPTTEAEVDRCVECGYCEPVCPSRDLTLTPRERIVLRREVARAEAAGDEELTRTLRSEYDYDGIETCAVDGMCQTACPVFINTGDLVRRLRQENTNTIEEAGWNAAAKAWGLASSAGGVALSSAKAMPTQVSAAATGIGRKILGDDTVPSYSADLPAGGSKRVAVSASNPDVVWFSSCTNTMFGPEDGGSGDGVAGAFRRLCERAGISLRTPRGIPSLCCGTPWKSKGMAEGYATMRKYVRRELWAATDGGRIPIVCDASSCTEGLRVLLGDATESTDEGGANDGADATDRGDATEDFEIIDAVAFATQTLLPALQDRGVVSTGHRLASITLHPTCSSTQLGINEDLSALAGSIAEEVSVPDSWGCCAFAGDRGMLHPELTASATKDEAAEVESIGADIHASTNRTCEIGMTRATGKPYRHILEALDELVDQA
- a CDS encoding ABC transporter permease, which codes for MDQNPMEGSPMTTTPRIEADAVQPVEADSPPVKPPKRPKPSLIKSESVSAGIKAVVGLVALFALWELMVVIFDFPKYLLVGPISAFEELFTNPGYFAVNALTTLQEGLAGFALGTALGVLCGAMLYYAAFLRPFLYPALIAIDTIPKVALAPLFIVWFGFGFESKAFVAMAIAFFPLVINTFDGLNSVPHELRDLARINRASKLKKMMKIDFIYALPSIFTGAKISISLAVGGAVVGEFIAGSKGLGYVILLANAQVDLPSMFAAFIVLAAIALLLFFILDLVSKKLLPWKNYTK
- a CDS encoding HpcH/HpaI aldolase family protein; its protein translation is MTQALETHRARLAAGEIYNGLWMMSTSQELAKIGSAAGYDYVCLDMQHGFTRPTDVLRLSDAIRASGSALVTARVSANRFTEIGMLADAGVEAVIVPLVSNVAEAEAAVSALDYPSRGGDRSWGPTAELMHNAVQDTRDERPLLFVMIENKEGLANVENICEVPGIDGVYVGPADLAFAVDALPGQPNDAHAEALVRIRTAADKAGIVPGIHCGDGAEAKARKELGFRFITSAGDIGAAGRAFREDLATARG